In bacterium, the genomic stretch AACACTATCCAATTCATTTAATGAATCAACAATTTTTTTTCTTTTCTTATAGCTGTTAAGATAGAAAATTCTCTGTTTTCCTTCAATTTCTTCTTCAAGAGAAAGAGCAAGAAAAATATCTAAAATTTCTTTTTTTATTGTAAAATTCTTTCCTCTTTTTTCTATTTCATAACCATATAAAATTTCCTTTCTTTCATCTGAATTATTATTCTCTGATTCCCAGACATTTTTTACAGATACATATTTTTTAAGCTGATTTAAAGTTCCTGTGTGGTTTAATTGATTTTCTTCTGTATAAATTAAAGTAATTTCTTTTAATTTTTGCTTTTTTATAAAATCCAATAAAGAATTTAAAAAATTTCTGTCCTTGAAATCATCAGGAGAAAAAAGGACCCCTTTTTCTTCTTCTTTTATTAAGAAACAAGGTTTTTTATATGAAAAGAAATATATCTTTTTACTTCTATCTGGTAGATTATATTGATAAAATGAAAAAGATAAAGAAAGTAAAAAAACAAAAATAAGGACATCCTTTATTTTTTTGTTGTTTTTTAAAAGAGCCCATATAAGAAATGAGTATAATGTAATTACCAAAGGAATTGGGAAAAAACAATTTAATTCAGGGGTATATAAAGCAAATGTTTGCATTAAATTTAAGAAAGTATTTGCTAAAAATCCAGAAATTTGAAAACCAAAAGGAAAAATAAAAGAAAATAAGGAAATGAGAATAAGAACTACTGAAAGTGGAATTAAAAAAATGTTTGAAAGAAAACCGATAAAATAAAATTTACCAAAATTGTAAAGAATTATTGGTAGAGAAGCAATTTGGGCAAAAGTTGTAGTTACTATGAAAGTAAGAAATGGTTTTTTTATAAAATTAAATTTTCTCACAGTGTAAATTATTGTAAAAGTTGTAATAAAAGAAAGTAAAAAGGAAAGATTAAAAAGAGAAATTGGGTTTAAAATTAACATAAGAAAAGCAGCAATAAAAATTGAATCAGGTCCCTCAATATCTCTTTCAAATATCTCACCCAATAGAAAAAAAGTGAACATCAATGTTGCTCTAATAATAGGAATTCTTAATCCAGTAATAAGAGCATAACTCCATAGAAAAATAAGGGCAAAGGAAGGGAAAATTTTGGGATGTTTATTATTTAATTGAGCAAATGGGATAAAAATAATTCTTAAAAAAAGAAAAATGTAAGAAAGATGAAGTCCTGAAATAACAAGTAAATGATAAGAACCACTTTTAACACCCAGTGTTCTTAAAAAATATGGAATTTTATCTTTTCCAATTACTATTGTTTTAAGTAATTCTCTTTCTTCTGGTTTATATGGTAGATACCTTTCTATTTTTTCTTCTCCACTTTTTCTAATTTTTGCAATACTTCTGTAAAAAATATTTTTAAATCCAATTTTTCTTAAATAGTTTGCTTTCAATGTGTAAAAGACACCCTGCCTGTTATAATATTTTTTGCTGTCAAAATCCCATGGATTTTTCTTCTCTGCTATTTTCTCAATTTTTACATCTTTTATCTCAATAATTTCTCCTTTTTCAAGGTTTGCCGGGACTTTTAATTCTAAAATAAATTTATCTCCATTATTTTCAACTATAAATGATGAAGAAAAAGGAGAAATTTTATTAAGAGAGACAACACAACATTTAAGGTGAGATAATTTTTTATTATCAAAATTGAGGTCATTAAAACTATCTTTTTTAATTCTTGAAGTAGAAAGCAGTCCGCATATAAAAAATAAAATAGCAAATATTAAAGTTTTTCTTTTTGTAAAAATAGAAATGAAAAGAATCAAGAATAAATAAAAAAAACTAAAATTGAAATTTAATCCAAGTAAAATACCAGAAATTAGAGATATAAAATATATTAACTTTACCAATTTTCACTCTAATGTTTTTCACCAATCAATTTTTCAAAATAATGTCCTTTAAAAGTTGTTATAACTTTCCCCTGCAGGTATATTTCAGAAAAATTCTTGTCAAAGGAAATAGTTAAAATTTCTCCAGACCTTGCTATTATTTTAGTGGGCATTTTTGTATACCCAAGAAGATAACTTATAATTGCAGAAGCAACAGAACCAGTCCCACATGAAAGTGTTTCATCTTCTACGCCTCTTTCATAGGTCCTTATTTTAATTGTTTTTTCATTTTCAGGAGTAATCCAATCAACATTTGTCCCTTCGGGAGAAAAAATTTTGTGGTATCTTATATTTCTTGAATCATTTATAATATCAATCTTATCAGTATTATCTGTAATTATAACAAAATGAGGAACTCCTGTATTTATAAAATGCCCTTTTATTTTTTTATTTTCCAGGTTCACTTCAATATTTAATTTATAATTACCAATTATTTTTAACTCTGCCTTTATTTCTTCTCCTATTATTTCGCCTCTTAAAATACCACTTTTTGTTTCAATAGTTAATTTCTTTTTTCTTTTTATTCCTTCATCATAAGCAAATTTTATTATGCATCTCAACCCATTTCCACACATTTCTGGTTCTGAACCATCAGGATTGAAAATTCTCATCTTAAAGTCAGCGTCTGTTGAATTTTCAAGTAATAAAAGTCCGTCTGCTCCAACACCAAACTTCCTATCACAAACACTTATAGCGAATTTATTTCTTTCTTTGATTAAAAACTTCCTATTATCTATAACAACAAAATCATTACCAGAGCCAACAATTTTTGAAAATTTTATTTTTCTCATATTTTCATAGTTTACAAAAACATCCTTTCTCTGTCAATTTAACGAATGTGTAGAAAAATACAAAAAAAATTATCTATCACTTGTAAAGAGGTTAGAAGAAAATAAAAAGGCATTATTAAATATATTAAAATTACCATATAGACATAGAATAAGTGTAAGGAGTACAAATTTAATAGAGAGGTTATTTGTAGTGGAAAGGAGGAGGACAAAAATAATACCGCAATTTTTGACAGAACAGAGTTGTTTAAAGTTGGTATTCAGTGTATTATGGAGAGATAGTTATAAATGGCAGGAAATACCGATGTCCGCAGGATCCCCTCAGCCCAGAGAAATTCTGTGGACCCTACGGGCGAGCATGTGGATATTTTTATAATTTTTGTAGTTAAAAATTTTATGGATGGTTGTTTATTGTTTTTACAGGGAAAAATAGACATTACCCACTAGGTTATTTATTAGAAATTACTGGAATTAAAGGATTTTATTTACCTAAGTGTTGTGAAGTTGCAACAGTAATTGTTCTATAATCATTTTTATCAACTGCACAGTAAAAATGGTAAAGAATTCCTTTATATAAAATTACGCATGGTTTATGAGCATGTTTACCATCAATATCTTCATCCGTTCCTATATCAAGAATTGGTTCAGGAACTTTTTCCCATTGTTTCAAATCAACCGAAAAAGCAATTCCATCTCTAGCATTTTTTTTATCTACTCCACAATAAAACATAACCCATTTATCTTTATACTTTACCAGATAAGGGTCTCCGACTACTAAATCCCAATTATTCGCATTATTTCTGTTAATTACTGGATTATTAGAATATCTTACCCATGTTTTTAAATCTTTAGAAGTAGCAAAACCTATTTCTTCTATCCAATCACCACTAAAAGCAGGTTTGGCATTATAAAAAAGATAAAATATCCCTTTTTCTTTCATAAGGAATGTTCTAAAAATTCCTCCCTGTTCCCATTTCATTCCATCAGAAGGAACCATAACAGGATTGAAATCTGCTTTTTCCCAGTTAATTAAATTATCAGAGTATACAATTCCTACAGAACCAGGCCCTTTTTCATATCCTTTTTCAGGATAACCTGTATAGGTTGCCCAATATTTTCCTTGCCATTTCATAGGAATTGGTAATTCACCTAATTGATTATTTTCAAGAAGAATTGATAGAGCAGCAGCACCATAACTATCAAATCTTCCTTTTTCACCCCAATCCAAAATCATTCTTTCTCTTTTCCAGTTTATTAATTCATCACTAGAAGCAAGTCCTGAACGATATCCTTGACCATCAAATCCTATATAACACATATAAAATTTATGTTCATACCAGAAAATAAATGGACAATCTACCATGTCTTTATCAAAATCCCCTTCTTTACCAGTTGGCTCAAGAATTGGTATACCTAATTTATACGGTGTTAATAAATCTTGAATTGCTTTTTTCATATTTATTTTTTATAAACTTAAATTGCGAAATTCTATTTTATAATTTAGCAAGTTTCCTACTTCAAAACTATTTGTTATATGCATAAAAGGTATTTTTAATTGCACTTAAAAATCTTTCTTTCAAATTATCTTCCATATGTAAATTATAACATTTTAAAAATTTCACATATAGTTCTTTACTAAATGTGTTGAGAAATAAATAAAAAATTGAAATTTAAGGTGTTTTTTTATAAAATTATTATAGGGAAATAAAATGAGAGTTGTAATACAAAGAGTGAAAAAGGCATCTTTATATATTGAAAATAGTTATAAGGGGTCAATTGATAAAGGGGTGGTTGTTCTTGTTGGGTTTAAAAAAGGCGATAGTGAGAGTGAGGTAAAATATATAAGCGATAAGATATTTAATTTAAGAATTTTTGAAGATGAAAATGGCAAAATGAATTATCCAATTGGAAAAATAAATGGAGATATAATGCTTGTTCCTCAATTCACGCTTTATGGAGATGTGAAAAATTCAAATAGACCTGATTTCAGTAATGCAGAAAATTTTTCAAAAGCAAACACACTCTTTGATATATTTAAAAATGAAATTAGAAAAACAGGACTTAATCTTTTATGTGGTGAATTTGGCAAGGAAATGCTTGTTGAAATACATAATGACGGGCCAGTTACAATAATAATAGATAAATAAATATGAGAAATAATTATAAGAATGAAAAAGTTGTTGTTGATACTTCTACTAATTGGGTTTATATTGGGATATTGAAAGACGAGGATAATACTTATTATATTCTTGATGATGCAGATGCTTTTGACATAAGTGAGACATCTTTAAGTAAAAATGAATATCTAATGATGGTAAAAAAAGATGGGATTGTACCAAATAGAAAAAAAGTAAAAATTCTAAAATTAAAAGTTGTTGCAATTACTCTTTTGTCTGATATACTTGAAAAATAATGGAAAAATTACTTGCTATTTTTTTTGGTTTTATTTCTGGTATGATTGTTTATTCAGGTGTTGGATTTTACTTTACAAGGAAAATTGAATTAGCCAAAAAGTATA encodes the following:
- a CDS encoding ComEC/Rec2 family competence protein, coding for MVKLIYFISLISGILLGLNFNFSFFYLFLILFISIFTKRKTLIFAILFFICGLLSTSRIKKDSFNDLNFDNKKLSHLKCCVVSLNKISPFSSSFIVENNGDKFILELKVPANLEKGEIIEIKDVKIEKIAEKKNPWDFDSKKYYNRQGVFYTLKANYLRKIGFKNIFYRSIAKIRKSGEEKIERYLPYKPEERELLKTIVIGKDKIPYFLRTLGVKSGSYHLLVISGLHLSYIFLFLRIIFIPFAQLNNKHPKIFPSFALIFLWSYALITGLRIPIIRATLMFTFFLLGEIFERDIEGPDSIFIAAFLMLILNPISLFNLSFLLSFITTFTIIYTVRKFNFIKKPFLTFIVTTTFAQIASLPIILYNFGKFYFIGFLSNIFLIPLSVVLILISLFSFIFPFGFQISGFLANTFLNLMQTFALYTPELNCFFPIPLVITLYSFLIWALLKNNKKIKDVLIFVFLLSLSFSFYQYNLPDRSKKIYFFSYKKPCFLIKEEEKGVLFSPDDFKDRNFLNSLLDFIKKQKLKEITLIYTEENQLNHTGTLNQLKKYVSVKNVWESENNNSDERKEILYGYEIEKRGKNFTIKKEILDIFLALSLEEEIEGKQRIFYLNSYKKRKKIVDSLNELDSVLTILPARRKKYDIIKRTFENYFLEDGCVIIELENGTLKISQL
- the dapF gene encoding diaminopimelate epimerase, whose translation is MRKIKFSKIVGSGNDFVVIDNRKFLIKERNKFAISVCDRKFGVGADGLLLLENSTDADFKMRIFNPDGSEPEMCGNGLRCIIKFAYDEGIKRKKKLTIETKSGILRGEIIGEEIKAELKIIGNYKLNIEVNLENKKIKGHFINTGVPHFVIITDNTDKIDIINDSRNIRYHKIFSPEGTNVDWITPENEKTIKIRTYERGVEDETLSCGTGSVASAIISYLLGYTKMPTKIIARSGEILTISFDKNFSEIYLQGKVITTFKGHYFEKLIGEKH
- the dtd gene encoding D-aminoacyl-tRNA deacylase — protein: MRVVIQRVKKASLYIENSYKGSIDKGVVVLVGFKKGDSESEVKYISDKIFNLRIFEDENGKMNYPIGKINGDIMLVPQFTLYGDVKNSNRPDFSNAENFSKANTLFDIFKNEIRKTGLNLLCGEFGKEMLVEIHNDGPVTIIIDK